The DNA segment GGTGCTATAACTGTGGTCTGCAGGATATGTACATTTAGCAGTACCGCATAACGAAGAGGTACTACTTCTCGAGCTCTCAGAAGAGCTACTTGAactatcatcatcatctctTCTATAGAGAGTAGGATGATGTGACACAGTAGAGGTCATGAAACTTGAGTGCTGTTGTGTTAAAGTTCCATGAAGCTGGGAATGCAAAGTAGTCGGTGTAATAAATACACTGTCACGAGCCAGAACAGATATTGACATGATATATTGTGTGAAGTGCAAATGTGTGCTAGGCCCGATCTTGGtatgtgtatgtatgtgtTACTAAGCCTGCAAAAGCGTTCATAACTCTTATAAgcctatatatatatgaatacaTATACAGAAATACAGACAAGAAAAGACACCAAAAGAGATTGACTCAAGAAAACATGCAATTGTGTAAGATTGATTGAATCAACTGCAAACGAACAGGACACATGTGGAGCTCATCACTTTTGCAGATGACAATGAAATAAAACACCAAAACCAAACCAAATAGCGATATTCGAGAGCACTAAGGAAGTAGAAGTACAGGCAATTCTTTGACCAAAGAAGGACCTCAGCTCTAACAAAATTTTAGGCAATAAAGTTCTGTTCTGTTCTTACTGGCAAGCATAGAACAGCAAGAGTCTCGAAAGAAATGAAATGCTTTTACCAAATGGTCTTTTCTGATGTTGAAGACATGTCAAGAATTGaatcaaagaagaaaaagaaagaagaaaaattacGCCAAAAAGTTTTTCAAGATCACATTCTGTGCGACTGTTTCTGTGAAGATCTTGTTTCGAGAATTCCAATTCGACCAATTCAAGAGAAGTTCGAGCCCATTTGGGAAATATAATAGACAACTTTGGATGAGGGCAGAATAGATGAGACGATATGATATGGATAGAGGGATCTTGACGTTGATGCTGATGATGCTGAAGCTGATGACAAAGAGGTCGaggttgttgttgttgctgaaAGGATCAATGATTGTGGGGAGGGTCCTGCTAAGGTAGAAGAGGGTTTTCGGGTAATAGAAGTGAAAGTGGAAGTGGAAAAATTCACTTTTGCAATTGTCATGTTCAATATTGtggaaatatatatagatatatagatatatagatatatctATTGATGGGTTTCTTGGAATGATATATTGCGTATGGTTTCTTACTCATATCTTCTATCTTGCCTCTGGAAACTGTGGTGTTTCAATTCCGGATTCATAATGTCTAATGGTAAGCTAGTGAATCACGTTTTGAAACATATTGTTAAGGATGGGAATATTTTAGGGTCGCCAAAGATGGCTAgcaagaaattattaactgCAGTTCCGGAAACTAACATCTTGAATAACggtaaattttcaattttacaATATAATAGTTATAATTCATCTCTTACGGAGCAACATTTCTTAGATATAGTGCCTTTTGATGTTCGCAATGCTATTATCAGTGATGGCAATCATGATGATGCATTTAAGTTGTTACAAGCTAGGGATCCTaaatatttccaatttaataatatctaCTATTTGGTGTTTAGAAATTATAAACAGTTAAACCTTTTCataaattcaacaaaatatgaacgaataaacaaaataagggtgaaatttaaaattatgaaaGGTAACTCTATGCTTgatgatttttcaaaataccACTCAACTTTAAAAGCTGCAAATGTCTCAAGAGACAGTTACTTTAAAGCTATTAAAGATATCAACTTAATAAAAACCGCTGGGAATTTGAATCAAATGATAGATGAAGCAAAATCAATGGGAAGAAAAAATCTATTAGTCTGGAATTTACCTAATCATATGAAACCTcatgaaattaaagattatttttggttttataatataacaGATGTATTTAAATTGTATTGGAGCAATGAGAATGattctttatataatactttgcatttctttaaatttgcTGATGAACATGATTGCATCAAATTTAGACATAATTTCCATGGAACGTATTTCAATGATCCAATCGGTGATGCGAAATCAAAATTGttaatagaaaaattatcttaagaatatttattaatttgcCTACGCATAATTGGAAAcaacatatacatatataagtaGTAATGTAAATAACACAAGGAAACTATAATTCTCTCCATGATTCACGAACCAGTTCccatttctttttcttcgGTGCGGTACTTGATGCATCTCTATTTAGAGTTTCGTTGATTGTATAATTTTTGACAACCTTGGGACTATGcatttcatcattttcatcattgtGTTCATGCTCTAGTATCACATATTTTTCCCAAATGCCTCTACCTTTCCATACAAGTATTAACGTGTCTTCGTCATAATAATTATCGTTGTCATCATTTCCAGTTCCCGTAGACCAACCAATTTTACATCTGTCATTTAGAAATTCTAGATCTGGCTCATTACTGTTCAGACCATCTCTTAGCAGTGGATTTTTTAGGTGTAGACTACACATTGACCACacagaatatatatactttgGTTTCCAAATGTGAGGTACATAATTCCTTAAAACATGCGTTTTGTTATgattaaaattatctttcTCCTTATTGgtatcattttcattaccTTCCTCACTTTGGAGACTagttaattgaaatatatgcAGAGTTTGTTTATCTGAAATAACAGCTAAACGAGTGCCGTTGGGGCTAAAGGACATTTCATAAATATCTGCTCTATCCAGACCTCGACGAAACTCCTTTAATAAAACACCATTTATTGTACTAAAAATTCTTATTAATGTGCCTTGTCTTGAACATGTAGCAACCATTGTCCCTTGTTTATTCAATCTTACCAGTCGAATTGCAGACTTATGAGCCTTTATAATAGAAGTTGGTAATAATTGACTCTCATCTGGATTATTTTCGTTGTATCTTAATTGGGATAAATCGGCGATATGTATCTGCCCTAGCATTCTTGGTGATACATAGGCTAAATAGCATTTGATGgacattttatttttaatgaaactATTGCTTTCGTTGGTACCTCTTCTTTGGGATCTATTATTTTGACATATTACAAAATCACACGTACTATTGTGTTCAATACTCAAAGATGGACATATCTTTACTGTCTTTGgttgaaattgaaaaatctcAATACTATTTGCTAAGACTgcaataatatatattcttgaaataaaaacagATTTAAGCGGTGACAtgaattttaaaacaatgctttcttttttctttaagtCATCCcaaacaattaatttattggGTGGATATTTTGGTTTCAGACCACCACCCAATAAGGCAATGTAGTTGGTCCTATGTAACATCTTAGAATATGCAATCCCGCACCTCTCCTGatcatttgatatataaGTCAATTTACAACTTAAGGGATTGCTATTGTAGACCTTAAATCCATTTTCAGAAGAACAACTAAAACATGATTCATCTTGATTAAATGAAATGTCAAGAAACTTTTGATGCCTAACACTCTGGGTGTTCACTATGTTCGATCGAACGTTCATAATTCCATTAATTATCGATACGTTTACtttattttgtatattAGTTGGTTTAGATTTCAccaaattttcattatatttgCAGAAAAATACAGAACTAATGTTGATAAAGTAGTATATGTAGTCTACAGGTGTCCAATTTGAAGCAACCAGGAACTAGTACGTTTCTAAAGATTGCTGTGCTAATTAGTTTAATACCTCATCTGAAATAGCCAATCTTCAAATAagatttgtttattttttttggtatTAACGTTAAGTTGAACATTAATGGAAAGACGCTTAAAGGAAGTATCTCGCGATGGTGGCGTCACAGTAAAGAATACAACGACGCAATTGTAATGTATCGCCACCAGTATAtggatattattataatcttAAAGACTAGATTGTTCTATTAAATGCTGTCAATATATTCATCTTGATATCAATTAGAGAACcaaaaaagttaaatttaTGGTGTAAGACAATTGATTTGGGATTCAAACATTCAAGACAAGACATAAAAAAGAGTAGATGAGgatttaatgttttaaacAATATCGACATAttccaaatttatttaaaaccCTTAACCACCATAGTATTATCTATCATTGTCACTTCAGTAGATTTATTTCACCATCTTTCCTTTATCTACCTTTTACACTTTATACAAccatataaatatgtatttattcttttagcgtcattaaattttctgTTCCAAATTTTTGTACTTAAATTAACTAACTTTCTCAATACTTTCagtttaaataaaaatgtttcaattttaacttataatataaagaaCATAACAAGATAACCCAATAAATCCTGCTATTTAATTCTTGCGAAATTGATATATCAATTAGTTTTATTACCAAAATGACCAAAACTAAAATAACCAAttctattttaaataataataataaaaagagGATGGGCGGCAAAAACACAGACAGGTATATTCCTTATATTGCATCCCATAAGGCTTATAAAAACACAACCACGACTATAAATCTCCAGTTCAATGATACGAAAGATTCACCAAGTAACTCTGACTCGTCATCTCCAATAAGATTATCCTCCCCAGAATTTTTCCATGATTTAAGAAATACAGGCCACTACCAAGCTATTGACGCAAGCTTGTCTCCTAATACTACTCACCCTGTTGGGATTGATGTTACAGATGATAATGGTTCTACATCtgcaaataataataagaaattgaaattagaCCAACAACATAAAAATGTGATTGCTGAATCTTTGGGGTTTCTGAATTTTAAACGTGTATACACATTTACAGATAACAAAGATAAGATAATCCAAGACTCACAAAGCAATGATCATTTTAATTCTGGAGAGTCGATGACACACATGAGTCCAATGTCATTATTTGGAAAATCTGATCCACATTTTGAGAGATCATCGACACCAATGAAGACCAATCGTCCAGCAACGAGAATTAAATCTCATGTACCATATAGGGTATTAGATGCTCCAAATTTAAGAAAtgatttttattcaaatctaATATGTTGGtcaaaaataacaaataacGTAATTGTTGGATTAGGATCTAACGTCTATATTTGGTCAGACGTTCAAGGTGCAGTTCAGGTAATGGAACATGACTATTTAGGAAAACATAATGATTATGTTACGTGTGTGTCATTTTGTCCATTCAATTCGTTTTTTCTGGTTGGCTCTAAACAAGGAAgattaattttgtttaatcAAGATGACTTTGTGGGtcaattcaataataaaacattGAAAGGTGAGCCTTTAGTTGAATATAAAACTTCAACTTATAGGGGAATTGGTTGCATTGAGTGGTTCCAAAGTCTCGACGATGAGTACAAATTTATAATCGGGGAAGAGTCAGGGGAGATTAcgttttttaaaataaaaataaaatcaaacGTTGATAAAAAGATGTCTGATTATGACAATAATCAACCAACTCAACTGAATGATAATTTAGATTACAGTTTAAATACAACGAAATTACACGATCTCAATGAACTATCTGAGGAGGAAAGTTCAAATAACGGTAAACGACTATTgtacaaaataaatttaattcataAGTTTAGAGCTCAAACGCAACAAATATGTGGTATGTATTACAATtggatttattattacaaattaactagtttttttctttcaaattatttttctaactattatttttaattaatcaCAGgtatttcattaaatgaGAAATGTAACTTAATAGCAGTTGGGGGCAATGATAACTCCTGCTCTGTCTGGGATATCAAAGATAAGAAAAATCCTACTCTGTTGCAGACATTGAAACATAATGCTGCGGTCAAGGCAATTGCATTTTGTCCTTGGTCTAGGTCACTTTTAGCAACAGGAGGAGGTAGTAAAGATAGGACGATCAAGTTTTGGCATGCACAATCCGGTACTTTAGtaaagaagataaagaCAAAAGGTCAAATAACGTCCTTGATATGGTCGGCAAGATATAAACAAGTTGTTGCTACTTTTGGATTTGGTGACGTCGAGAATCCAGTCTTGTTAATGCTATTCTCTTACCCCAAACTGAACCCAATCTTACAAGTCAAAACGCCAACACCAATAAGGGTTTTAAGTGCAGTTGCGTCACCAGATATAACTTCAATATGTATTGCTGCAAATGATGAAACTATTAGATTTTACAAATTATGGGATGACTACGAATCTGAAATTAAAGAAGTGCAAGAAAAAGGTGTATACGGTTCCAATCTAATCGAATATATAGAGGGTATTGATTCAAGTAACTGTACCTCCACAATAAGATAGTCAGTATAGAAGTAGACTTACGTACATATGTAATGTCTTCAGATCTCTAATTCTGTAATAATCGTTTCATAAATTTGCCTTGTTCTCCAGTTCTTGTTCGTTTTTTATATCACTGCTTTTTTAAGGGAAAGCTTTTAAGGAAGAAAACTATAACTTGACATATATAAAAGCAGTGATGAGCAAAAATAAGTAAATGTTTAtacataaaaaatatatataaaatatactaatatAGATGTAATCAGTCATATTAAAACTATTAATTAAGGGTTTATATTacagtaaaatatttgctGACCAATTACCAGAGGAATGCTAAGGTATATAGGTCAAAAGTATGAAGCTATTTTAGCCACCATCATAGAGAAAGAGATAGATGAAAATCCATCGAATGCAAAGAGAGAACTAA comes from the Tetrapisispora phaffii CBS 4417 chromosome 1, complete genome genome and includes:
- the PET54 gene encoding Pet54p (similar to Saccharomyces cerevisiae PET54 (YGR222W); ancestral locus Anc_5.106), translated to MSNGKLVNHVLKHIVKDGNILGSPKMASKKLLTAVPETNILNNGKFSILQYNSYNSSLTEQHFLDIVPFDVRNAIISDGNHDDAFKLLQARDPKYFQFNNIYYLVFRNYKQLNLFINSTKYERINKIRVKFKIMKGNSMLDDFSKYHSTLKAANVSRDSYFKAIKDINLIKTAGNLNQMIDEAKSMGRKNLLVWNLPNHMKPHEIKDYFWFYNITDVFKLYWSNENDSLYNTLHFFKFADEHDCIKFRHNFHGTYFNDPIGDAKSKLLIEKLS
- the HSV2 gene encoding phosphatidylinositol-3,5-bisphosphate binding protein HSV2 (similar to Saccharomyces cerevisiae HSV2 (YGR223C); ancestral locus Anc_5.105), with amino-acid sequence MNVRSNIVNTQSVRHQKFLDISFNQDESCFSCSSENGFKVYNSNPLSCKLTYISNDQERCGIAYSKMLHRTNYIALLGGGLKPKYPPNKLIVWDDLKKKESIVLKFMSPLKSVFISRIYIIAVLANSIEIFQFQPKTVKICPSLSIEHNSTCDFVICQNNRSQRRGTNESNSFIKNKMSIKCYLAYVSPRMLGQIHIADLSQLRYNENNPDESQLLPTSIIKAHKSAIRLVRLNKQGTMVATCSRQGTLIRIFSTINGVLLKEFRRGLDRADIYEMSFSPNGTRLAVISDKQTLHIFQLTSLQSEEGNENDTNKEKDNFNHNKTHVLRNYVPHIWKPKYIYSVWSMCSLHLKNPLLRDGLNSNEPDLEFLNDRCKIGWSTGTGNDDNDNYYDEDTLILVWKGRGIWEKYVILEHEHNDENDEMHSPKVVKNYTINETLNRDASSTAPKKKKWELVRESWREL
- the AMA1 gene encoding Ama1p (similar to Saccharomyces cerevisiae AMA1 (YGR225W); ancestral locus Anc_5.104); the protein is MTKTKITNSILNNNNKKRMGGKNTDRYIPYIASHKAYKNTTTTINLQFNDTKDSPSNSDSSSPIRLSSPEFFHDLRNTGHYQAIDASLSPNTTHPVGIDVTDDNGSTSANNNKKLKLDQQHKNVIAESLGFLNFKRVYTFTDNKDKIIQDSQSNDHFNSGESMTHMSPMSLFGKSDPHFERSSTPMKTNRPATRIKSHVPYRVLDAPNLRNDFYSNLICWSKITNNVIVGLGSNVYIWSDVQGAVQVMEHDYLGKHNDYVTCVSFCPFNSFFLVGSKQGRLILFNQDDFVGQFNNKTLKGEPLVEYKTSTYRGIGCIEWFQSLDDEYKFIIGEESGEITFFKIKIKSNVDKKMSDYDNNQPTQLNDNLDYSLNTTKLHDLNELSEEESSNNGKRLLYKINLIHKFRAQTQQICGISLNEKCNLIAVGGNDNSCSVWDIKDKKNPTLLQTLKHNAAVKAIAFCPWSRSLLATGGGSKDRTIKFWHAQSGTLVKKIKTKGQITSLIWSARYKQVVATFGFGDVENPVLLMLFSYPKLNPILQVKTPTPIRVLSAVASPDITSICIAANDETIRFYKLWDDYESEIKEVQEKGVYGSNLIEYIEGIDSSNCTSTIR